The region GAGGACTTAACAACACCTGATAACCGAATTGTGGCCTTCAAAGATTTTGTCCAGGATCAAACAGAAGCCTATGATGATAATGGACATGGAACACATTGTGCCGGAGATGTCGCTGGTAATGGGCATCAATCAAATGGTGAATATATTGGACCCGCGCCAGAAACTTCCTTAATCGGTGTCAAGGTGCTGGATCAGGATGGTAGCGGCCGATTGTCTACCATTATGAAAGGAATTGCCTGGTGCATCAATCATAAGAAAGAATATGATATTCGTGTCATCTCCCTTTCCCTTGGTGCCGAGGCATTCGAATCATACCGTGATGATCCATTGGCACAGGCAGCCGAAAAAGCCTGGCATCATGGCATTGTTGTTTGTGCCGCCGCTGGAAATGATGGTCCATCACGTCAAACGATTTCTACACCGGCGATTGATCCATTTATCATTACGGTCGGTTCCGCGGATGATCAAAATACGCCAACTCGATCAGACGATAGCATTGCCGACTATTCCAGCCGTGGGCCGACCATTGATTCGCTGGTCAAACCGGATATTTATTCACCTGGAACGAATATTATTTCCTTACTGGCACCTGATTCCACTTTGGCCGAACAAATGCCGGGAAAAATTGTTGGTGAGCATTATTTGGAATTATCTGGGACGTCCATGGCAACCCCGATTTGCGCAGGCGTTGTGGCCTTGATGCTGGAGGTGAATCCTGATCTTAGCCCAAATGACGTTAAAAGCATTCTGCAGACAACCGCTCCAGCAACCCTCGACGATCTTTGGGGCTACATCGACGCCAAAAGCGCTGTCGCCATGGCTAAGGAATATGCCGAACATCAACTTGCAGTTAGTGAAGTACAATAGCATATTTTAACAAAGGCCTTCCTTATGGGAGGTCTTTGTTATTTTTTTATAATGGAGGATGCTTTTCAGGCACTCACCCATAAAAATTCCATGCATATCTTATATAGACGAATGTAAGTTGATCCTGAATGGAGGACGATAACAATGGCTGTTTCCAATATGGATTTTACAGCTTCAACGGCTCAGTATTCGTATGATTTAAGCAATAACCCACTGTTTGAAAAAGATAGTAAAAATTATATTAATGCGCTGGGTGCAAATCGATTAAATACGATCGGGAATATATATTTACTGGATATTTTCCTAACAAAAGGCAACACGATCGAGCCACATTATCATCCAAATGCATCCGAGCTCACATACTGTATTACAGGTTCAGCGAAAATTTCCTTGATGAACTCATTTAATAATAAACTGATTGAAGTCGATCTCATGCCTGGGAAAGTTGCCAGCATTCCCCAAGGATGGTGGCATTATGCGGAGGCAACAGATGATGAAACCCACTTACTCGCTATTCACGACACACCAATGCTGCAAACTGTCTTCGGATCTGACATATTACGTTTAACTCCACCAGAAGTTCTCGCCCATACCTACTGCCTCAATGAAAACAAAGTCAAAGACACCCTGGCACCAATCAACGGGACTGTCATCATTGGCCCATCCGAAGACTGCTCGCAAAATAACCGCTTCCCAGGTTTTCACTATACCAGATAATTAGGGGCCAGGGTTAGCAGGGCTACCGAAAATATCGAGTCGCCATGGACAGTTCGATTGATTTTTGCGCATGTTCGATCGACTTTACCGCCTGACTCGATCGACTTTCCTACGCGCTCGTTCGACTTTGCGTCTGACTCGATCAACTTTCATCCGTGCTCGATCGACTTTGCGCCTGACTCGATCAACTTTTATCCGTGCTCGATCGACTTTGCGCCTGACTCGATCAACTTTCATCCGTGCTCGATCGACTTTGCGCCTGACTCGATCAACTTTCATCCAAATCAATCATTCTATAAACACACGTATTTTTTCGATATCCCTGCCCGCTCCTTTTTTCAAATCAAACTTCAATATCATGACCCAACCCCAGCTGTTTTGCTTTCTGATAAATACCTTTTGCCACAACAAGGTCAAAATAGGCTGCCCCGACCGATTTAAAAAAGGTTATTTCCTTGTCCGAATCACGCACGATGGTGTCATCCATGCTTAATTGACTAAGTCCACCATAAAGATCTTCAAAGCGCCATTCCCCACTTTTATTGGCATAGATTAGTTCCCCCGCCTCTTCCTTTGCACTTTGTACATCATCCACAACAATTTTCCCTGACTTTTTAATGGTCAATAAATCAACCTCACGCATTGTTGGTAAGTATGAGCCAACGCCATTAATATGTGTACCGTCTTGCAAATCATTTCCATCGAAAACGGGATCATTGGACCTGGTGCTGCAGCAAACGATATCGGCGGTTTCAACCACTTTATTCACTTGATCTGCTACCATAATTTCTGCTTCCACACCAAAATCAAGCAGCCTTTGTCTAAAATGTACTGCCTTTTCCATGGTTCGATTAAATAAATGGATCGTTTTAATTTTGCGTACTTCCAATACACCCAGAACCTGTTCAAATGCCATGGCGCCGGTTCCAATCACCCCCCAATGTTTTAGAACCAGTACGCGCCAGCTTTTTGGTTCCTATGGCACTTAATGCTCCAGTACGCAATCGGGTTAGATAGGAAGCATTCATCATACATAAGTGTTCGCCGGTTGCCGCATCTGTCAGCAGCAGTATTCCCTGAGTCGTTGGCTTTCCCTGTTTCGGATTCTCAGGAAAAATGGTGACGACTTTCACGGAAGCAACGTCCTGATTTAGGTCGGCGCTTGGCATATATAAAGAAGAAGCCTGGTGTTTCGGTATAACAATAACAGTGCGGTGCGGGCTTTCAATTAATCCCTTGCTTTTGGAAATAAGTCCTTGCTGTAAATCGGCAATCGTATCTTTCATACCATAATTGTCTTGAATAACCTTCTCATTGAGAATAAGCATACCAATCGTCCTTTTGGCGTAATTATCATTCCTGCAGTTTGGTTACAATCGGCAAAATCTCCGTTAATTCCTTTATTTCATACGTTGGGTTTACATCCCTTGGTGTTTGTCCGCGACGATTCAACCAGATGGAATCAACTCCTGCTCGGGAAGCTCCAAGTATGTCGGTCATCAGGTTATCTCCGACCATGATCGCCTCATCGTTTGCAACACCCAAACGCTCCAACGCATAATCAAAAATTCCTGGATCCGGTTTCCCTTTCCCGAAATCCCCCGACACCACAATCTGATCAAAATACGTAGCCAATTTTGGGGTTAGATCAAGCTTCGTATGTTGTAAGTCCGGGGAACCATTGGTTAGCATTAATAATTGAAATTTTCCTTGCAGCTGATTAAGCACTGTAAAAGTATCATCATAAACAAATGGCATTTTTTTGCGCATCTTTGGAAATGTTTCCCCGAGATATTCCCCCAGCTCCTCATCATCAATCCCTATATCCTGCAGCCCTCTTGTCCATGCAGCCGTCCGATATGTCGGTGCAATCGCCTTTAATTTTTGAAATGTTTCTCCCTCATCGCAAAAGTTCCCCCAAAGTCCCTCAAATGGGCTGATACCAATGTCCTCCGCGAAATCATATGTATCGTAGGAAGCAAACAACGCGCGGGCACTTCTTTTCACTTTTTCTTCCAGCTGACCGGGGTCAATATGATATTTATCTTCCGCTAGTTTACATGTCGCCCGGAATGCTTCATTGACACTTTTGTCGTCCCATAATAATGTATCATCCAAATCAAATAAAATTGCCTTTAGCATAAAAAACGCCCCTTTCACCTCTATCATTACATAATTCGCCATGGATTCCCCCAATTCCTTTTTTGTTTTATAAAACAATTCATGAAATGGCTTTCACGGTAATAAAATGAAAGAAATCCACATAGGAGGTGAAAAGTATGGCCTATGAAATTTATGGACCATTTCGCATCAAAGAAGATACCGTAAATACTGCCAATGTTCTCGGGTTAAAAGGTTTTTAAAAACGATCACATCTTCATTTTTGCTAATGAAAGTATGAGAGATGATTTAAAGAACCGAATTGATGCACATGTAGTAAATAACCATACTACAAATCATGATGACCTTTCCTTTGCCAACAAGATGAAGAATCTTTTCTCCGGCGACTCCAACCCTTCAAAAGATATGAAAGAAAAACTAGGCAGCCTGGGTGTCACAGATAAACAGATTGAGAGGTATATGTCAGATATTGCATCCGGTGACATTATAATCGTAGTGAATAATCAAAAACGAGTGGGAACTGATGCGGCTGACAGCACGATTAGGTTGAGATCGCCGATTATTAAAAGGCTGCCCATGATCACGATTTTTTGACCTTTTGGAGCAGCCTGTTGTCATTTTAACTTAATTCGGAAGGGTCTATTCCGGTCATTTTTTTAATATCTTCATCCGTAACACCATGTTTTCTCATTGCTTCTACTATTTCTTTTTGCCCTTCTTTTTTTCCTTCTCTTTTTCCTTCTTCTTTCCCTTCATCTCTTGCTCCGCGCATACGGGTTATTTCGTCATTTATTTCTCTTTCCCTGGCATCATATGCTTCTTTGAGGTCTTTATCAAGGTTAAGTGCAAATAGCTTTTCTTCTGCTTCAGCGATATTTTTATCCAATGCAGCTACCTCCTCTAAAAGCATTTTGTCTTCACTTTTTTAAAAAGTCAACCAGCGGTGCATTTACTATTGTGATAAAATAAGAAGCTGCTCCAAATGTTCACGATTTTAACCTCTTGGAGCAGCCTTTTGTCATTTTAACTTAATTCGGAAGGGTCTATTCCGGTCATTTTTTTAATATCTTCATCCGTAACACCATGTTTTCTCATTGCTTCTACTATTTCTTTTTGCCCTTCTCTTTTTCCTTCTTTTTTTCCTTCTCTTTTTCCTTCTTCTTTCCCTTCATCTCTTGCTCCGCGCATACGGGTTATTTCGTCATTTATTTCTCTTTCCCTGGCATCATATGCTTCTTTGAGGTTTTTATCAAGGTTAAGCGCAAATAGCTTTTCTTCTGCTTCAGCGATATTTTTATCCAATGCAGCTACCTCCTCTAAAAGCATTTTGTCTTCACTTTTTAAAAAGATCAACCAGCGGTGCAGAGGATTTTTAAGGTCTATGTTTTCTATCAATTTCATGAATTTTAATGTCTCAATGAAATGGATCTCCAATTTATTGGTCAAAAGTTTTTTTGTCTTTCTGTTTAATAGTTGATAACAAGAGTGAAAATCAGCTTCATTATTAACATTATATCCCAAAAGACTTATGGAAACTGTCCTTGTTAACTCCTTATAATCCCTGCTTTTCTTAAATCCGGCAGTAAATAATTTTGACCAATAATACAAAATCCTCTCACTTATATTATACTGATTTGCAAGCTGGACCTCAATATTTATTTTTTCACCCAAATCAGTGTAGGCTTTAATATCCAGTATACCCAGTTTGTCATCTTTTGTTACGGGTAACACCTCATTTTCTGCAAGCCTTATACTGGAAATTTCAAAATCCAATATGGCGTTCAAAAGAGACTTTAATAGCACTTCATCGGTGAATATTGTTTTAAACGCTACGTCATTCAATGGATTCAATCTTTCCATGCATATCCTCTCCCGTTTTCGTTTATATGTCCGACATTGTTAGATCATCTAGCCTAGGCAATCACGGGTAAAATATCCACAAAAACGTAAACTCCCATTTCCCTTCCTCCCACCCAAATTGTTTTGTTTCAATAATGGTAAAATTTAACTAGATTTCCCTTGCTCAATTGAGGTTATTCGTGGCGTAATGTAGGAATATGTCGTGTGGTTAGGTCTATTATACCAATAATGAGCCATTATGCAACTGACTAATTTAAAAATTTAAATAACTATTGATGAGAAACGTTTGTTCGTATATAATAGGATTAACTTCATCATTAGGCAATGCAAAAAGGATGTGGTAAAATGATGGCAAATGATATCGTACTCGAGGAAAAAGAATCTTATCATGAGAGCCCGCCAGATTATGATGGACTATGGAAAAAGTTGATTGAGCAATTGTTCGAGGAATTCATGGAATTTTTTGCACCTGATTTGTACCCGGAAATTGACTTTACCAAAGCGCCGGATTTTTTGAAGCAGGAATTTCATAGGATGATTATTGATAGTTTAGAGGGGCGAAATTATACCGACCAACTTGTTCAAGTAACATTAAAAAATGGGAAAGATAAGTGGATTCTAATCCATATTGAGGTTCAAGATGAGGAAAGTGAACAATTCACAAAGCGTATGTTTCGTTATTTTTTACCGTATTTATGACAAACATGGCGAAGAGATATATGCTATTGCCCTTCTAACATCGGAGCAGGAATCACAATACCGTGATCATTTTTATTATTCTTTTTACAGTACAAAGCTTCATTACGCTTACAATACTTACAAATTTCGTGATCACAGTATAGAAGAACTTGAACAGTCAACCAATCCACTTGCAGCTGCAGTGATTGCTGTCAAATATGCCAATGAACACAAGAACGACCCGAATGAAAAATTTAATTTTAAACAGGAGCTAATGACACAAATTATAAACCAATTTTCAAATGAACAGGAAAAACCACGTTTGTATTTGTATGCTTTATTTTACTTCATCGATTATTTGCTTAAAATACCCAAAGATCTTCAACAAAAATTGGAACATAACATTACTGATTTTGTGGAAAAGGAGGAGATTGAGAATATGCAAGCCGGGAATATGGAAGCTTCACCAACACTAGCAGCGATCTTTAAGGAATATGAGAGACTTGGCCTTGAAAAAGGAATGGAAAAGGGTATGGAAGAAGGCGTTAAAAAGGAACGAAAAGACATCGCAAAAAAATTAATACATGATGGCTTTTCCGATGAAAAAATCATGGAATTAACCGAACTATCCCTTGAAGAAATCGAATCGTTAAAAAAATCACTTGACTAATTAATGGTAAACGAAGCTGGCAGTAAATCCAGCTTGTTTACCAAAACTATTGCGCCGTATATCCGCCATCCAACAACACTGCCTGGCCTGTCACCCCTTTTGCCTTATCACTGGCCAGGTACAATGCGTAGTCGGCAATTTCCTGTACATCAAGCAGGCGTTTTTGCGGAATTAACGGATAAAGGACTTCCTCCAAGACCTTTTCAACCGAAACATTTCGGCTGGCTGCTAAATCTTCCATTTGGTTTCTGACAAGCGGTGTATCAACATAGCCGGGACATATGGCATTAACAGTTATGCCGTCCTCCGCTCCCTCTAATGCAGCTACTTTTGTTAACCCAATCAAACCATGCTTGGCACTGTTATAGGCAGCTTTACCAGCAAAACCAATGACACCATTAATCGATGCCATATTTATAATTCGTCCGTATCCTTGTTTTTTCATAATTGGAAATACATGTTTAATTGCCATAAACGGAGCAACAAGCATCAATTTGGTAATAAATTCGAATTTTTCGGTTGGAAAATCTTCAATTGGCGCAATATGCTGCATGCCGGCATTATTAATCAGAATATCCAGCCGACCGTAACAGTCAACCGTTTGATCAATGGCTGCAGTGAGCTCATCTTCTTTCGTAACATCACATTTGACACCAAAACATTCGTATTCTTTTCCGCTAAGGTCTGTTGTGACTTTCTGTAATTTTTCTTTGTTTATATCAGAGAAAACAACCTTGGCACCGTCCTTGACAAACGCTTCACCAATTTGATAACCAATACCACTGGCAGCACCAGTAATAAACACAACCTTATCATCGACAAACATGAATACAGCCCCTTTTTCCTGTTCAAATCATATAACCTTTTATTTTATTCCCAATTATACTAAAATGAAAACATATCTTTGGAGCAGATTCTTACAAAGGAGTTTTTAAACATGTCCTTATTCGCATTTTTCCTGATTATTCTTTCTGCATGTATGCACGCCACATGGAATTATCTTGCCAAACGTTCTGATAGTGGCTCCACCTTCGTTTGGCTTTATCTGGCAGTGAGTACAATCATTTATGCTCCCATTATCATGGTCTTCTTTTTCTATCAACATATCAATCTTGGCTGGATGGAGGGATTATTTATCATTGGCAGTGCCATCCTGCATTTGGCTTATTCCGTTACCTTGCAGAAAGGTTACAAAGTTGGTGATCTTTCCGTCATTTATCCAATCGCCAGAGGAACAGGGCCATTACTTGTCGCCATTTTTGCCATTTTTTTATTTAATGAGCGGCTCAACTGGGTTGGTGTCATCGGGGTTGCTTTGATTGTGGTTAGTGTGTTTATTCTCTCCGGCGGTTTTCAGGTTATTAGAAAGGCCAATTCACTGCTGCCGATTGGGTATGGATTATTGATCGGTGTGATGATTGCCGGATATACGCTGTTGGATAAGGGAGCGGTTAGTGTTGTTTATGTGCAGCCGTTATTGCTGGAGTATGCAAGTATTGTTGCGCAATTTTTACTGCTGAGCCCTGTCGCCAAGAAACATTGGAGCCAGGTTAAAGCTGATTGGCGCCAACACCGTAAAGAAGCGATTGGTGTAGGAATCCTAAATCCATTGGCTTACATCCTCATTTTGACAACCATGATGTTTACACCGGTCAGTCACGTCGCACCCGTCCGGGAAGTCAGTATTCTGATTGGCGCGATCATGGGGACGTACCTATTGCGTGAAGGATTTGGCATACGCAGAGTGATAGCTTCTGGTATGATGGTAATCGGGATTATTGCCCTAACGTTTTCCGGGTGAGTTTGATAATTATAATAAAGATTGATCATTTGTAAATAAAGTCCGAAAATTTATAAAAAGTTTGGTACAATTAAGTGATAAGGTGGAATTTACTCCATGCCATAACATGGAACGGTCATAATAGACTGAACCCCATCAAGAGGGGTCAGGCAGCTAGAGAAAAATAATCCCTCCACGCCCTTCAAAATAAACTGAACCCTATAAAACAGACACGGATAAAAAACTACTTATCCGTTCCGTTTTATAGGGTTCTTTGTCGTATACTTATTTTATGAGTATTGCGACCAGTTTGAGCCAGCAGTGCGGACTTTTGATCCACTGAATGCGGATGTTTGAGCCAATAACTGTGGAAAGGAGAGACACGGCCACATAACTAGCATAAATACTATAGTCCGCCACCATTGACTTAACTTTTGTCCGTGTTGAGGAATAATCGCAGGTCTGTCATAAATAATGCCAAATAGGCACACCTGCTCAAATATGATAACACGGACAAACCGATTCTAAGCATTTGCTGGCGGGGCCCCCGACCCCTTCCATCAAATGCAAAGAATCGGGCGTTACAGTCAATGGCAAGCAGCTTTCGCTGTGGCTCTGAATCTCTTCTTAAAAGAGTGGTTTTCCATTAGGGGGCTCCATTTTCTGCAACCTATGGCTCAAAACTATGCATAAATGGTTCATTTCATCTGAATAATCATTTTAAAATATTATAAGTGGGAGTTGATCACATGGGTGTGCATTATTTTTCGGATAAACAGATAGAAGAACTAAAAAGGAATCCTTATGTGGATAAGGTCTCTAACAAAGCTATTACCTATTCTGAAGCCTATAAGCGACATTTCATGCATGAATTAGATCAAGGGAAATTTCCTACACAAATCTTTAGAGAAGCAGGGTTTGATACACAAGTGATAGGGAAAGAAAGAATCAAGAGTTTCTCTCGCAGGATACGAAAAATGGCGGATAGAACAGAAGGTTTTACGGATTTACGTACGCAACATTCTGGGCGCCGTCAAACGAAAGAACGCACACCTGATGAAGAAATCGCCTATCTCAAACATAAAGTCGCTTTGCAAAAACAACAAATTGATGCTTTAAAAAAAATGAATTTTATCCATCGCAAAGCAGCCAAAGCTTTGCCCAAGAAAAATATCAACTCATCCAAACATTAACGGAAAGAGATCATAACCTCTTGAATATCAGGTGGTTATGTGAGATTGCTCAGGTTTCTCGTTCAGGTTATTATGCATGGTTTAAGCAGGAAGAGAAGCGTAAGG is a window of Lentibacillus daqui DNA encoding:
- a CDS encoding HAD family hydrolase — protein: MLKAILFDLDDTLLWDDKSVNEAFRATCKLAEDKYHIDPGQLEEKVKRSARALFASYDTYDFAEDIGISPFEGLWGNFCDEGETFQKLKAIAPTYRTAAWTRGLQDIGIDDEELGEYLGETFPKMRKKMPFVYDDTFTVLNQLQGKFQLLMLTNGSPDLQHTKLDLTPKLATYFDQIVVSGDFGKGKPDPGIFDYALERLGVANDEAIMVGDNLMTDILGASRAGVDSIWLNRRGQTPRDVNPTYEIKELTEILPIVTKLQE
- a CDS encoding 3-hydroxybutyrate dehydrogenase — its product is MFVDDKVVFITGAASGIGYQIGEAFVKDGAKVVFSDINKEKLQKVTTDLSGKEYECFGVKCDVTKEDELTAAIDQTVDCYGRLDILINNAGMQHIAPIEDFPTEKFEFITKLMLVAPFMAIKHVFPIMKKQGYGRIINMASINGVIGFAGKAAYNSAKHGLIGLTKVAALEGAEDGITVNAICPGYVDTPLVRNQMEDLAASRNVSVEKVLEEVLYPLIPQKRLLDVQEIADYALYLASDKAKGVTGQAVLLDGGYTAQ
- a CDS encoding cupin domain-containing protein, producing the protein MAVSNMDFTASTAQYSYDLSNNPLFEKDSKNYINALGANRLNTIGNIYLLDIFLTKGNTIEPHYHPNASELTYCITGSAKISLMNSFNNKLIEVDLMPGKVASIPQGWWHYAEATDDETHLLAIHDTPMLQTVFGSDILRLTPPEVLAHTYCLNENKVKDTLAPINGTVIIGPSEDCSQNNRFPGFHYTR
- a CDS encoding S8 family peptidase — its product is MNNRKKKWFETCGRKLDPGLVEQLHNKAKVKLEETGDEGIPVIVYLNRQSELDSKHDFVQTCHAEANNIIDNELGLDDTLSGQLTPKMIKKMKDHGAVDRIFYDRKVTALLDVATLGIGAKHVQEELGLTGKGVTVAVIDTGIFPHEDLTTPDNRIVAFKDFVQDQTEAYDDNGHGTHCAGDVAGNGHQSNGEYIGPAPETSLIGVKVLDQDGSGRLSTIMKGIAWCINHKKEYDIRVISLSLGAEAFESYRDDPLAQAAEKAWHHGIVVCAAAGNDGPSRQTISTPAIDPFIITVGSADDQNTPTRSDDSIADYSSRGPTIDSLVKPDIYSPGTNIISLLAPDSTLAEQMPGKIVGEHYLELSGTSMATPICAGVVALMLEVNPDLSPNDVKSILQTTAPATLDDLWGYIDAKSAVAMAKEYAEHQLAVSEVQ
- a CDS encoding Rpn family recombination-promoting nuclease/putative transposase; this encodes MERLNPLNDVAFKTIFTDEVLLKSLLNAILDFEISSIRLAENEVLPVTKDDKLGILDIKAYTDLGEKINIEVQLANQYNISERILYYWSKLFTAGFKKSRDYKELTRTVSISLLGYNVNNEADFHSCYQLLNRKTKKLLTNKLEIHFIETLKFMKLIENIDLKNPLHRWLIFLKSEDKMLLEEVAALDKNIAEAEEKLFALNLDKNLKEAYDAREREINDEITRMRGARDEGKEEGKREGKKEGKREGQKEIVEAMRKHGVTDEDIKKMTGIDPSELS
- a CDS encoding EamA family transporter — protein: MSLFAFFLIILSACMHATWNYLAKRSDSGSTFVWLYLAVSTIIYAPIIMVFFFYQHINLGWMEGLFIIGSAILHLAYSVTLQKGYKVGDLSVIYPIARGTGPLLVAIFAIFLFNERLNWVGVIGVALIVVSVFILSGGFQVIRKANSLLPIGYGLLIGVMIAGYTLLDKGAVSVVYVQPLLLEYASIVAQFLLLSPVAKKHWSQVKADWRQHRKEAIGVGILNPLAYILILTTMMFTPVSHVAPVREVSILIGAIMGTYLLREGFGIRRVIASGMMVIGIIALTFSG
- a CDS encoding HTH domain-containing protein, translated to MGVHYFSDKQIEELKRNPYVDKVSNKAITYSEAYKRHFMHELDQGKFPTQIFREAGFDTQVIGKERIKSFSRRIRKMADRTEGFTDLRTQHSGRRQTKERTPDEEIAYLKHKVALQKQQIDALKKMNFIHRKAAKALPKKNINSSKH
- a CDS encoding ornithine cyclodeaminase family protein, which translates into the protein MAFEQVLGVLEVRKIKTIHLFNRTMEKAVHFRQRLLDFGVEAEIMVADQVNKVVETADIVCCSTRSNDPVFDGNDLQDGTHINGVGSYLPTMREVDLLTIKKSGKIVVDDVQSAKEEAGELIYANKSGEWRFEDLYGGLSQLSMDDTIVRDSDKEITFFKSVGAAYFDLVVAKGIYQKAKQLGLGHDIEV